The following proteins come from a genomic window of Thermocrinis jamiesonii:
- a CDS encoding 2,3-bisphosphoglycerate-independent phosphoglycerate mutase, protein MLEGLIQKNNSKILLIVLDGIGGLPVKGGKTELEIANTPNLDALAKESALGLHLPVDYGITPGSGPGHLGIFGYDPVEYQIGRGILEALGLGLTVRETDIAIRGNYATVEYQNGSVIVKDRRAGRIPTEENRRITQKLKESIKVIDGVEVLLEAGMEHRLAVVLRFPEPLPEDSALINDTDPQKEGKPPLEPKGKNEHSQKVADVVKKFLERASEVLKDEPKANYILLRGFSQKPKMKSFEERFGLKACAIAVYPMYRGLASLVGMDVLDVQGQSLEDQIKVLKDNWNNYDFFFLHIKKTDSYGEDGNWEGKVKVIEEFDSKLPQILALNPEVLVITGDHSTPSLLKGHSWHPVPVLLKSPYVLGMTSNRFTERECLKGELGIFPAKKLINLMLAHSLRLSKFGA, encoded by the coding sequence ATGCTGGAAGGTCTAATACAAAAGAACAACAGTAAGATCCTGCTGATCGTTCTTGATGGAATAGGTGGGCTTCCGGTAAAGGGTGGAAAAACTGAATTGGAGATTGCAAACACTCCAAACTTGGACGCCTTAGCTAAGGAGTCTGCCTTGGGTTTGCACCTGCCTGTGGATTACGGAATAACTCCGGGTAGCGGTCCAGGGCATTTGGGTATATTTGGATACGATCCGGTGGAGTATCAAATAGGAAGGGGAATATTGGAAGCCTTGGGACTTGGATTGACTGTAAGGGAAACAGACATAGCTATAAGGGGCAACTACGCCACTGTGGAATACCAAAACGGAAGTGTAATAGTCAAGGACAGAAGGGCTGGAAGGATCCCTACGGAGGAAAACAGAAGGATAACTCAAAAACTAAAGGAGTCTATAAAAGTTATAGACGGAGTAGAGGTGCTTTTGGAAGCGGGTATGGAACATAGGTTAGCGGTAGTTTTGAGGTTTCCTGAACCACTTCCAGAAGACAGCGCTCTCATAAACGATACGGACCCTCAAAAGGAAGGCAAGCCTCCCCTTGAACCTAAGGGAAAAAACGAGCATTCTCAGAAGGTAGCAGATGTGGTAAAAAAGTTTTTAGAAAGGGCTTCCGAAGTCTTAAAGGACGAACCAAAGGCAAACTATATACTTTTGAGAGGCTTTTCCCAAAAGCCAAAGATGAAAAGTTTTGAAGAAAGGTTTGGACTTAAAGCCTGTGCCATAGCGGTTTATCCGATGTATAGGGGCCTTGCAAGCCTGGTTGGTATGGATGTTTTGGATGTTCAAGGACAAAGTCTGGAGGATCAAATAAAAGTGCTAAAGGATAACTGGAATAATTATGACTTTTTCTTCTTACATATCAAAAAAACTGACTCTTACGGAGAGGATGGAAACTGGGAGGGTAAGGTTAAGGTTATAGAGGAATTTGATAGTAAATTACCGCAGATCTTAGCTTTGAACCCAGAGGTGCTGGTCATAACGGGGGATCATTCCACGCCTTCCCTTTTGAAGGGACACTCTTGGCATCCTGTGCCCGTGCTTTTAAAATCTCCGTATGTGCTTGGTATGACATCCAACAGATTTACCGAAAGAGAGTGCTTAAAGGGAGAACTTGGCATCTTTCCTGCAAAAAAGTTGATAAACTTAATGCTTGCCCATTCCCTAAGACTTTCTAAGTTTGGAGCGTAA
- a CDS encoding sodium:solute symporter family protein → MIIVFVVLYMLFTLILGVYAGRLVKNSRDYILAGRNLPFYMATFVAFATWFGSETVLGASSVMAKEGLWGVVADPFGAALCLILVGLFFAKPLYRMNLLTFGDFYRIKYGRKAEIVASIMLIASYFGWIAAQMVAIGIILHITTGISQSFGIIIGSLIVLLYTFFGGMWAVSLTDFIQTVVIVLGLIFVLYEVSNGFSDVVPVVASQPPEYYKFFPSFSIEEILLFVSALITIGLGSIPQQDVFQRVMSSRSERVAVLSSITAGFMYLTVALIPLLLAIFARVKYPNLLDIDPQLMLPTMIMEHTSQITKVLFFGALLSAIMSTASSAILAPSAVLSENILRPIFKNLSDRGFLRLTRVSVIIVTLLSLAFAFGGESIFSLVESSSALSLVSLFVPMVGALYFKTSDQTSAVASMICGFFVWVVLEYVFHHQFALLAGLGASLLSFLLFSLRSKLRKS, encoded by the coding sequence ATGATCATAGTTTTTGTAGTCCTTTACATGCTCTTTACTTTGATCTTAGGTGTATATGCAGGTAGGTTGGTTAAAAATTCACGGGACTACATACTTGCAGGTAGAAATCTACCTTTTTATATGGCTACCTTCGTAGCCTTTGCTACCTGGTTTGGGTCAGAAACAGTCTTAGGTGCATCCTCTGTGATGGCAAAGGAAGGTCTTTGGGGTGTAGTGGCAGACCCCTTTGGCGCAGCTCTATGTCTAATACTCGTTGGTCTTTTTTTTGCCAAACCCCTCTACAGAATGAACCTTCTTACTTTTGGAGATTTTTATAGGATCAAATACGGCAGGAAGGCAGAGATAGTCGCAAGCATTATGCTCATTGCTTCTTACTTTGGCTGGATAGCTGCTCAAATGGTTGCCATAGGTATAATCCTTCACATCACCACAGGCATATCTCAAAGCTTTGGCATAATAATTGGCTCCCTTATAGTGCTTTTATACACCTTTTTTGGAGGTATGTGGGCAGTTTCTCTGACGGACTTTATACAGACCGTAGTCATTGTCTTAGGTTTAATCTTTGTGCTTTATGAGGTTTCCAATGGCTTTTCTGATGTAGTCCCAGTAGTTGCATCCCAACCTCCAGAATACTATAAGTTCTTTCCAAGCTTTAGCATAGAGGAGATTCTTCTTTTCGTTAGCGCACTGATAACCATAGGGCTTGGCTCTATACCTCAGCAAGACGTGTTTCAAAGAGTGATGTCTTCGAGATCAGAAAGGGTAGCAGTTCTTTCTTCTATAACCGCAGGGTTTATGTATCTTACGGTAGCCCTAATCCCACTGCTTTTGGCTATATTTGCAAGGGTTAAATATCCAAACCTGCTTGACATAGACCCCCAGCTTATGTTGCCCACCATGATCATGGAGCACACTTCTCAGATAACAAAGGTTTTATTCTTTGGAGCTTTACTTTCTGCTATTATGAGCACCGCAAGCAGTGCTATTTTGGCACCGTCTGCGGTGTTAAGCGAAAACATACTAAGACCAATCTTTAAAAACCTTTCGGACAGAGGTTTTTTAAGACTAACCAGGGTTAGCGTAATTATAGTGACGCTTTTGTCCTTAGCCTTTGCCTTTGGTGGCGAATCTATATTCAGCCTTGTGGAAAGTTCTTCTGCGCTTAGCTTGGTATCCCTTTTCGTTCCTATGGTTGGAGCGCTTTACTTTAAGACTTCGGACCAAACCTCCGCAGTGGCAAGTATGATATGCGGATTTTTTGTGTGGGTTGTGTTGGAATACGTATTCCATCATCAATTTGCACTGCTTGCTGGACTTGGTGCCAGCCTTCTTAGTTTCCTTTTGTTCTCCTTACGCTCCAAACTTAGAAAGTCTTAG
- the mnmG gene encoding tRNA uridine-5-carboxymethylaminomethyl(34) synthesis enzyme MnmG, with translation MLVDEFDVAVIGGGHAGIEAALASARMGAKTVMFVLNADNIGQMSCNPAIGGVAKGIVVREIDALGGEMGKAIDHTGIQFKMLNTRKGKAVWSPRAQADKRAYREYMKKVCETQENLHIKQDEVVDIIVKDGRVVAVKTRLGLEYKVKAVVVTTGTFLNGLIYIGDKTFPAGRAWEPNSTGLSEFYKRHGFPLMRFKTGTPARLDKRTIDFSNLEIAPGDDPPPKFSFWTEPVGTYWFEKGKKQAVCWITYTTPKTHEIIRKNLHRTALYGGLIKGIGPRYCPSIEDKVVKFPDKERHQVFLEPEGWDTIEIYPNGLSTSLPEEVQWEMYRSIPGLEKVELIRPAYAIEYDIVPPTELYPTLETKKIRGLFHAGNFNGTTGYEEAAGQGILAGINACLRAFGKEPIYLRRDESYIGIMVDDLTTKGVTEPYRLFTSRSEYRLYLRQDNAILRLAKLGRELGLLSEEQYKLVQELEREINSWLEFYKGYKVSVAIGSDIKPYSLSQLLTSEYSIHDLKSLGVAIPEHPYVAEEVEIELKYEPYLERERKLNEKLKKLEDTPIPEDIDYDKVPGLTHEAKEKLKKFKPLTVGQASRIDGITPATITALLAYLGKLD, from the coding sequence ATGTTGGTTGATGAGTTTGATGTAGCTGTAATAGGTGGGGGTCATGCGGGTATAGAGGCTGCTTTGGCATCTGCTCGCATGGGAGCAAAGACAGTAATGTTTGTGCTAAATGCGGATAACATAGGGCAGATGTCCTGCAATCCTGCCATAGGTGGAGTAGCAAAGGGAATTGTGGTAAGAGAAATAGATGCCCTTGGTGGGGAGATGGGAAAGGCTATAGATCATACGGGCATACAGTTTAAGATGCTGAACACGAGAAAGGGAAAGGCTGTTTGGTCTCCAAGGGCTCAGGCGGACAAAAGAGCATACAGAGAATACATGAAAAAGGTCTGCGAAACCCAAGAGAACCTTCACATAAAACAGGACGAGGTAGTGGATATTATCGTAAAGGATGGAAGGGTTGTAGCTGTAAAGACAAGGCTTGGGCTTGAATACAAGGTAAAGGCTGTAGTGGTAACTACCGGAACCTTTTTGAACGGTCTTATATACATAGGAGACAAAACCTTTCCCGCCGGCAGGGCTTGGGAGCCAAACTCTACCGGACTTTCTGAGTTTTACAAAAGGCACGGCTTTCCGCTAATGAGATTTAAGACAGGCACACCTGCAAGGCTTGACAAAAGAACCATAGATTTTTCCAACCTTGAGATTGCACCGGGAGACGATCCACCCCCTAAGTTTTCCTTTTGGACAGAACCCGTAGGCACATACTGGTTTGAAAAAGGGAAAAAACAGGCTGTTTGTTGGATAACCTACACCACACCAAAGACCCACGAGATAATCAGAAAAAATCTACACCGAACCGCGCTTTATGGAGGTCTCATCAAAGGTATTGGTCCAAGGTATTGTCCATCCATAGAGGACAAGGTGGTAAAGTTTCCTGATAAAGAAAGACATCAGGTATTCTTAGAGCCGGAGGGTTGGGACACCATAGAAATATACCCAAATGGTCTTTCTACCTCTCTTCCTGAGGAAGTCCAATGGGAGATGTATAGGTCCATACCCGGTTTAGAAAAGGTGGAGCTCATAAGACCTGCCTATGCCATAGAGTATGACATAGTTCCACCTACTGAGCTTTATCCCACATTAGAGACAAAGAAAATAAGGGGGCTTTTCCATGCGGGCAACTTTAACGGCACCACCGGATACGAAGAAGCAGCAGGTCAAGGCATACTGGCAGGCATAAACGCTTGTCTGAGAGCCTTTGGAAAGGAACCTATATATCTAAGAAGGGACGAAAGTTACATAGGCATCATGGTGGACGATTTAACCACAAAGGGAGTTACAGAACCTTACAGACTCTTTACATCAAGGTCCGAATATAGACTTTACCTAAGACAGGACAATGCTATCCTCAGGCTCGCAAAGTTGGGAAGGGAATTAGGACTTTTGTCTGAAGAGCAGTATAAACTGGTGCAGGAGTTGGAAAGGGAAATAAACTCCTGGCTTGAGTTTTATAAAGGATATAAAGTTTCCGTAGCCATAGGCTCAGATATAAAGCCCTACAGCCTATCCCAGCTACTCACCTCTGAATACTCCATACACGACCTTAAAAGCTTGGGAGTAGCAATTCCAGAACACCCTTATGTCGCAGAGGAGGTGGAGATTGAGCTAAAGTATGAACCCTATTTGGAGAGGGAAAGGAAACTAAATGAAAAGTTGAAAAAGCTTGAGGACACACCCATTCCCGAAGACATAGACTACGATAAAGTGCCCGGGCTAACTCATGAAGCTAAGGAAAAACTTAAGAAGTTCAAACCTTTGACTGTGGGGCAGGCTAGCAGAATAGATGGCATAACGCCCGCTACTATAACCGCTTTGCTCGCATACTTAGGAAAGTTGGACTAA
- a CDS encoding ribonuclease H-like YkuK family protein: protein MPQIKSFEEVKEFIKGTSERTAIYVGCDSRQVNDSTVFVTVVVVHIDSCRGAKVFWKTEKVKRIRSLRQRLMEEVSRAVYTALELIDVVGNRPFEVHLDINPNPQHNSSIILKEAIGFVLAQGLKPVVKPKSIAASSVADYITGRY from the coding sequence ATGCCCCAAATAAAGAGCTTTGAAGAAGTAAAGGAATTTATAAAAGGTACTTCCGAAAGGACCGCTATATACGTTGGATGTGACTCTCGTCAGGTAAATGATAGCACGGTTTTCGTTACCGTGGTAGTAGTTCATATAGATTCCTGTAGAGGAGCAAAGGTCTTTTGGAAAACTGAGAAAGTAAAGCGTATAAGGTCTCTAAGGCAGAGGCTTATGGAAGAAGTCAGCAGAGCTGTTTATACCGCCTTAGAGCTCATAGACGTGGTGGGCAACAGACCTTTTGAGGTTCATCTTGACATAAACCCAAACCCTCAGCACAACTCTTCCATCATTCTAAAGGAAGCCATAGGCTTTGTTTTGGCTCAAGGATTAAAACCGGTGGTAAAACCAAAATCAATAGCAGCATCTTCTGTGGCAGACTACATAACTGGAAGATACTAA
- the fliN gene encoding flagellar motor switch protein FliN — protein MEEQKNEELADLWQEALKEQEEKTKEKEESKALSTSEIQEKLKKFLDLPLVVEVVVGSTTLTLGEILNLGPGSVVELDNLVEEPVDIKVNGKLIAKGEIVVVEDKFGVKITDIVEKEERVKRSL, from the coding sequence ATGGAAGAGCAAAAAAACGAAGAATTAGCTGATCTGTGGCAAGAAGCGCTTAAGGAACAAGAAGAGAAAACAAAAGAAAAAGAAGAGTCCAAAGCACTTTCAACGTCAGAAATTCAAGAGAAGTTAAAGAAATTTTTAGACCTTCCTTTGGTGGTAGAGGTTGTAGTTGGTTCTACAACGCTTACTTTGGGGGAAATACTGAATTTGGGTCCAGGATCTGTGGTAGAGCTTGATAACTTGGTAGAAGAGCCTGTGGATATAAAGGTAAACGGCAAGCTTATAGCAAAAGGTGAGATAGTGGTCGTGGAGGATAAATTTGGAGTGAAGATAACGGATATTGTAGAAAAAGAAGAAAGGGTTAAAAGATCACTTTAG
- a CDS encoding acylphosphatase: protein MDHQTKHISAYRIFLSGLVQGVGFRSWTKRLAESYGLDGWVRNLPDGRVELFAQGENDVLQDFIWKLWEGPKGARVDKMEIIKEAVSHEERGFYIKY from the coding sequence ATGGACCATCAAACAAAACATATCAGTGCCTATAGGATATTTTTATCTGGTTTGGTGCAGGGTGTAGGTTTCAGAAGCTGGACAAAGCGCTTAGCTGAAAGTTATGGTTTGGATGGATGGGTACGCAATCTACCGGATGGTAGGGTTGAATTATTCGCCCAAGGAGAGAACGATGTGCTACAGGACTTTATATGGAAACTGTGGGAAGGTCCAAAAGGAGCAAGGGTGGATAAAATGGAAATAATAAAGGAAGCTGTTAGCCATGAAGAAAGGGGTTTTTATATTAAGTATTAG
- a CDS encoding LysM peptidoglycan-binding domain-containing protein — protein MKKGVFILSISLLFNFSFAQECKYHKVKSGETLEKIAKSYGVKTQEILEANKNINPNKLKIGERICIPVSEAKNPRTEDYAIYKVKKGDTLESIAKKFGVDWRELKSFNNLKTTKLLEGQEIKIPARSVSKRTQNQIKNYETYVVQRGGRLEHIAKRLGVSERELERLNPELKGKWLEKGTVVKVPRVERGKKEKVEKYEIYIVKRGGRLEDIAKNLGVSKEELEKLNPELKQKWLSKGTKVKVPIRQQKEITENYETYVVKKGAKLEHVAKRLGVSKEELERLNPELKGKWLEKGTVVKIPVKDRVRDVVSAEKESRPSLPQKTEERTPNEQTDERIPKNSLPLPVEGSITKRNRGVNIVAECGTPVKAIEDGKVIYSGNDLQAYGNMIILDHGKFISIYANNQENLVKRGEQVSKNQQIALVGRKNNSENCALYFELRNKEGIPLDPTEYFRSAQ, from the coding sequence ATGAAGAAAGGGGTTTTTATATTAAGTATTAGCCTTTTATTCAACTTTTCCTTTGCTCAAGAGTGTAAATATCACAAGGTTAAAAGTGGAGAGACGCTGGAAAAAATAGCAAAAAGCTATGGAGTAAAAACTCAGGAAATATTAGAAGCTAATAAAAATATAAATCCAAACAAATTGAAGATAGGAGAAAGGATATGCATACCCGTTTCAGAGGCTAAAAACCCAAGGACAGAAGATTACGCTATTTATAAAGTCAAAAAAGGAGATACCTTAGAGAGTATAGCAAAGAAATTCGGAGTGGATTGGAGAGAGTTAAAAAGTTTTAACAACCTAAAAACAACCAAACTATTAGAAGGTCAGGAAATAAAGATTCCTGCAAGATCTGTTAGTAAAAGAACTCAAAATCAGATAAAAAACTACGAGACCTATGTAGTTCAAAGGGGTGGTAGGCTGGAGCATATAGCCAAAAGGCTTGGAGTTTCAGAAAGGGAGTTGGAAAGGCTAAACCCAGAATTGAAGGGTAAGTGGTTGGAAAAAGGAACTGTGGTGAAGGTGCCCCGTGTTGAGAGAGGAAAAAAAGAGAAGGTTGAAAAGTATGAAATATACATAGTCAAAAGAGGTGGTAGGCTGGAAGATATAGCTAAAAACTTAGGAGTTTCTAAAGAAGAGTTAGAAAAGTTGAATCCAGAGTTGAAACAAAAGTGGTTATCAAAAGGCACAAAGGTGAAGGTGCCTATAAGGCAACAAAAAGAAATAACTGAAAACTATGAAACCTATGTTGTAAAAAAAGGTGCTAAACTTGAGCATGTAGCAAAAAGGTTGGGTGTTTCAAAAGAGGAGTTGGAGAGGTTAAACCCAGAGCTAAAGGGTAAATGGTTAGAGAAAGGGACGGTTGTAAAAATACCTGTTAAGGATAGGGTTCGTGATGTAGTGTCTGCAGAGAAAGAAAGTAGACCCTCTCTACCTCAAAAAACAGAAGAAAGAACACCAAACGAGCAAACTGATGAGAGAATTCCAAAAAACAGCTTGCCTTTGCCTGTGGAAGGTAGTATTACAAAAAGGAATAGAGGAGTGAATATAGTTGCAGAGTGTGGAACTCCTGTTAAAGCGATTGAAGATGGAAAAGTAATATACAGTGGTAATGACCTACAAGCATATGGAAACATGATTATATTGGACCATGGAAAGTTTATATCTATATATGCAAATAATCAAGAAAATTTAGTAAAAAGAGGGGAACAAGTATCCAAAAACCAACAAATTGCATTGGTGGGAAGGAAAAACAACTCTGAGAACTGTGCGCTTTATTTTGAACTTAGAAATAAGGAAGGTATTCCCTTAGATCCCACAGAATACTTTAGAAGCGCCCAATAA
- a CDS encoding RusA family crossover junction endodeoxyribonuclease — MSEGRKKIELHLSSLPVPKSNRYIRKKGGKVFKPPRIKNWEMRAIWEIKQQYSGDPLEGPLSMEVILVLPNRRKRDIDNMLKSLWDVLEKAGVIKNDNQIYEIRTIKRIEKNTQKTIIYIDHLE; from the coding sequence GTGAGTGAAGGAAGAAAGAAAATAGAATTACATCTTTCCTCCCTTCCGGTGCCAAAAAGCAACAGATACATAAGAAAAAAAGGTGGTAAGGTTTTTAAACCTCCCAGAATAAAAAACTGGGAAATGAGAGCCATTTGGGAAATTAAGCAGCAATACAGCGGTGATCCATTAGAGGGACCGTTATCTATGGAGGTTATCCTTGTGCTACCAAATAGAAGGAAGAGAGATATTGATAATATGCTGAAAAGTCTTTGGGATGTGTTAGAAAAGGCAGGAGTAATAAAAAATGACAATCAGATATATGAGATAAGAACCATAAAGCGAATAGAAAAAAATACGCAGAAAACCATCATTTACATAGATCATTTGGAATAA
- the rimO gene encoding 30S ribosomal protein S12 methylthiotransferase RimO yields MSRRKGKLKVGVISLGCSKNLVDTEVLLGKLKQAGAEFTNDPKKADTIIINTCGFINPAKEEAIDYILEYAGKKKVIVMGCLVERYKQELIKEIPEVSAYFGTESWDEILEFLGLEKVKENKRILTTPRSYAYLKISEGCNRLCSFCAIPQIRGKYRSKPIEDLVEEAKWIAQQGVKEICVVSQDTTYYGRDLYGKNAIIKLLEKLEKIEGINWIRLLYLYPTDVSDDLINYIAKSSKVLPYFDIPFQHVSSKILKSMRRGYDKNFVEKLIDKILHTIPDAVIRTSFIVGYPEESPKDFQELLEFVEKGYFYWVGVFSYSLEENTPAEVLGDRVSYEEKERRKNALYEAQNEVIQKKYKGLLGKKFKMLVDGYDEDLGIVPVGRLWFQAPEVDGVCYLETEWEVKEGELVDVLVKDFKEQDLLVEFTCE; encoded by the coding sequence ATGAGTCGCAGAAAAGGTAAGCTAAAAGTAGGAGTTATAAGCTTAGGTTGTTCTAAAAATCTTGTGGATACGGAAGTATTACTGGGCAAGCTAAAACAAGCAGGGGCGGAATTTACTAACGATCCTAAGAAGGCAGACACGATAATTATAAACACCTGTGGGTTTATAAATCCAGCCAAAGAGGAGGCAATAGACTATATCCTTGAGTATGCGGGAAAGAAAAAGGTTATAGTGATGGGTTGTTTGGTAGAGAGATACAAACAGGAGCTGATAAAAGAGATACCAGAGGTCTCAGCTTATTTTGGAACAGAAAGTTGGGATGAGATTTTGGAGTTTTTGGGGCTTGAAAAAGTAAAAGAAAATAAAAGAATTCTTACAACACCAAGGTCCTATGCTTACCTTAAAATTTCCGAAGGATGCAACCGACTTTGCTCCTTTTGTGCTATACCCCAAATAAGAGGTAAGTACAGATCAAAGCCTATAGAAGATTTGGTGGAAGAGGCTAAATGGATAGCTCAGCAGGGGGTTAAAGAAATATGCGTGGTTTCTCAAGACACTACTTATTACGGTAGAGACCTGTATGGAAAAAATGCTATAATTAAGCTTCTTGAGAAGCTTGAGAAGATAGAGGGCATAAACTGGATAAGACTTTTATACTTATATCCAACAGATGTTAGCGATGATCTTATAAACTACATAGCCAAATCTTCAAAGGTCCTTCCCTACTTTGACATACCTTTTCAACACGTTTCTAGCAAAATTTTAAAAAGCATGAGAAGGGGTTACGATAAGAACTTTGTAGAGAAGTTAATAGACAAAATACTCCACACCATACCTGATGCGGTGATAAGAACAAGTTTTATAGTTGGCTATCCAGAAGAAAGTCCGAAAGATTTTCAGGAGCTATTAGAGTTTGTGGAAAAGGGCTACTTTTACTGGGTTGGGGTTTTTAGTTATTCCTTGGAGGAAAATACTCCAGCAGAAGTCTTGGGAGATAGGGTAAGCTACGAGGAGAAGGAAAGAAGGAAGAATGCTCTTTACGAAGCTCAAAACGAGGTGATCCAAAAGAAATACAAAGGTTTGCTTGGAAAAAAATTTAAGATGTTAGTGGATGGATACGATGAAGACTTGGGCATTGTCCCAGTTGGCAGGCTATGGTTTCAGGCTCCAGAGGTAGATGGAGTTTGTTATTTGGAAACTGAGTGGGAAGTGAAAGAGGGAGAATTGGTGGATGTTTTGGTAAAGGACTTCAAAGAACAGGATCTACTGGTTGAATTTACGTGTGAGTGA
- a CDS encoding PilN domain-containing protein — MIRINLLKEKKPRKAEISPYKKTLREIRIGELVKLVKVEVYLSVALWLSVLGVGAWYWKASTQLNKIKREVDQLQAEKNRLSVQVQRIVEEKKKIESEINQLKSEIDALDRSKDILIGLKELYIPFNEGFKTFSSSVPPASWIIAYNQTLDVGSGKLTTEFELSSFDYNSISAYTVSLKKANNEVFVSSIERKTNPSGYEYYLAKLNIERNIGGK, encoded by the coding sequence ATGATAAGAATTAACCTGCTCAAAGAAAAAAAGCCAAGAAAAGCGGAAATTTCTCCTTACAAAAAAACTTTAAGAGAAATAAGGATAGGCGAACTTGTTAAGTTGGTCAAGGTAGAGGTGTATCTTTCTGTAGCACTATGGCTAAGTGTTTTGGGTGTAGGGGCATGGTATTGGAAAGCCTCAACGCAGTTGAACAAGATAAAAAGGGAAGTGGATCAACTACAAGCGGAAAAAAACAGACTGAGCGTTCAGGTCCAGCGGATAGTTGAGGAGAAAAAGAAGATAGAGTCTGAAATAAACCAATTAAAAAGTGAGATAGACGCCTTGGATCGCAGTAAAGACATATTAATAGGTTTAAAAGAGCTATACATTCCTTTCAACGAAGGATTTAAAACCTTCTCTTCTTCCGTTCCTCCTGCCAGCTGGATCATCGCATACAACCAAACCCTAGACGTAGGGAGTGGAAAACTAACCACAGAATTTGAGTTAAGCTCTTTTGATTATAATAGCATAAGCGCTTACACAGTTAGCTTAAAAAAAGCCAATAACGAAGTTTTTGTAAGTAGCATAGAAAGAAAAACAAATCCCAGTGGCTATGAGTACTATTTGGCTAAGTTAAACATAGAAAGGAATATTGGAGGGAAATGA